The Pseudomonas viciae genomic interval ATCATCATCGCCCTGCCGTTCAACGAAGCCGACGTCCTGACCCTGCCGCTCTACGACGAACCGTTCTACGTCCTGATGCCGGCCCAGCACCCCTGGACCCAGAAAAAAACCATCGACGCCACCCTGCTCAACGACAAGAGCCTGCTGCTGCTCGGCGAAGGCCACTGCTTCCGCGACCAGGTGCTCGAAGCCTGCCCGACCCTGACCAAGGGCGGCGAAGGCGCCAAGCACACCACGGTGGAATCCAGCTCCCTGGAAACCATCCGCCACATGGTCGCCTCGGGCCTGGGCATTTCGATCCTGCCGCTGTCGGCGGTGGACAGCCACCACTACGCCCCCGGCGTGATCGAAGTTCGCCCACTGACGCCGCCCGTGCCGTTCCGCACCGTTGCCATCGCCTGGCGCGCCAGCTTCCCGCGGCCCAAGGCCATCGAGATCCTCGCTGACTCGATCCGCCTGTGTTCCGTGGCAAAGCCGCCCACAGCCAAGTAAGTCGCGGCCATGACTGAGCTGTCGAACGTGCCGGTCACGGCACTCAAGGGTGTCGGTGAAGCCATGGCCGAGAAACTGGCCAAGGTCGGCCTGGAAAACCTCCAGGACGTGCTGTTCCACCTGCCGCTGCGCTATCAGGATCGCACCCGCGTGGTGCCCATCGGTCACTTGCGACCGGGGCAGGACGCGGTGATCGAAGGCACCGTCAGCGGCGCCGACGTGGTCATGGGCCGGCGCCGTAGCCTGGTGGTGCGCCTGCAGGACGGCACCGGCGGGCTCAGCCTGCGCTTCTATCACTTCAGCAATGCACAAAAGGAAGGCCTCAAGCGTGGCACCCGCGTGCGCTGCTACGGCGAGGCTCGGCCTGGTGCCTCGGGACTGGAGATCTATCATCCGGAATACCGCAGCATCACTGGCGACGAACCGCCGCCGGTGGATGAGACCCTGACCCCGGTCTATCCGCTCACCGAAGGCCTGACTCAACAGCGCCTGCGCCAGCTCTGCCAGCAAACCCTGACGTTGCTGGGCCCCAGCAGCCTGCCCGACTGGCTGCCCACGGAACTGGCCCGGGATTACCAATTGGCGCCGTTGGCCGATGCGATCCGCTACCTGCACCACCCGCCCGCCGATGCCGATGTCGACGAGCTCGCCCTCGGCCATCACTGGGCCCAGCATCGCTTGGCCTTTGAAGAGTTGCTGACCCATCAACTGTCGCAGCAACGCCTGCGGGAAAGCCTGCGCTCCCTGCGCGCCCCGGCCATGCCCAAGGCCAAGGATCTGCCCACCCGTTACCTGGCCAACCTTGGCTTCGCGCCCACCGGCGCCCAGCAGCGGGTCGGCAACGAAATCGCCTATGACCTGAGCCAGCCCGAGCCGATGCTACGGCTGATCCAGGGCGACGTCGGCGCCGGCAAGACCGTGGTCGCCGCCCTCGCCGCGCTCCAGGCCCTGGAAGCGGGTTATCAGGTGGCGTTGATGGCGCCCACCGAGATCCTTGCCGAACAACATTTCATCACCTTCCAGCGCTGGCTCGAACCGCTGGGCATCGAAGTCGCCTGGCTGGCCGGCAAGCTCAAGGGCAAGAATCGCGCAGCCGCCCTGGCGCAGATCGCCGAAGGCGCACCGATGGTGGTGGGCACCCATGCCTTGTTCCAGGACGAAGTGCAGTTCAAGAACCTGGCGTTGGTGATCATCGACGAGCAGCACCGTTTCGGCGTGCAGCAACGCCTGGCCCTGCGGCAGAAAGGCGTGGGCGGGCGGATGTGTCCGCACCAGTTGATCATGACCGCCACGCCGATCCCACGGACCCTGGCCATGAGCGCCTACGCCGACCTCGACACCTCGATCCTCGACGAACTGCCCCCGGGCCGCACACCGGTCAATACCGTGCTGGTCACCGACACCCGGCGGGTCGAAGTGATCGAGCGCGTGCGCAGCGCCTGTGCCGAAGGGCGCCAGGCCTATTGGGTCTGCACCCTGATCGAAGAATCGGAAGAACTGACCTGCCAGGCCGCTGAAACCACCTATGAAGACCTCACCGCCGCCCTCGGTGAGTTGAAGGTCGGGCTGATCCACGGGCGCATGAAACCCGCCGAGAAAGCCGCCGTCATGGCCGAATTCAAGGCCGGCGCCCTGCAACTGCTGGTCGCCACCACGGTGATCGAGGTCGGTGTGGACGTGCCCAACGCCAGCCTGATGATCATCGAGAACCCCGAACGCCTGGGCCTGGCGCAGTTGCACCAGTTGCGCGGCCGCGTCGGTCGGGGCAGCGCCGCCAGCCATTGCGTCTTGCTGTATCACCCCCCCCTGTCCCAAATCGGTCGGCAGCGGCTGGGCATCATGCGCGAAACCAACGACGGCTTTGTCATCGCCGAAAAAGACCTCGAATTGCGCGGCCCTGGTGAAATGCTCGGCACGCGCCAGACCGGTCTGCTTCAATTCAAGGTAGCCGACCTGATGCGCGACGCCGATCTGCTCCCTGCAGTACGCGACGCCGCCCAGGCGCTACTGGAACGCTGGCCCGATCACGTCAGCCCGCTGTTGGATCGCTGGCTGCGTCATGGGCAGCAATATGGCCAAGTGTGAGCACGCTCTCAGTTTCCGGACGCACCTACCGGGCAAGCTGGTTATACTGCTCAACTTGTAGGAAAACGGATACAGACCATGACTGAAGCTGCCCTCGTCCCCGACTCCCCGCACGCTCCGTCTGTTATTCGGCTGTTGCTCGAGAAACTGGGCATCGCCTTTGACGAAATTATCGAACGACCGGGCCTGAACCCTGCCCGCAAAGTACAGGCCGTTCTGCTGCACGATGCCGTTGGCGCGCTCATGGTGCTGTTTCCACAAAGCCAGCTGCTAGACCTCAACCGCCTGGCCGAACTCACCGGTCGCAAGCTCACGGCGGTGCCTACCGACCGCCTGGAACGCATGCTTGGCAAACACAGCCTGAGCCTGCTGCCCGGCCTGCCGGCGCTGACCAGTTCCCCCTGCCTGTACGAAGAAAGCCTGCTGCGTGAACCGAAGCTGCTGATCAACTCGGGCGAGCCGGGGCTGCTGCTGGAAGTCACCAGCGAAGCGTTCAAGACCATGCTCACCAAAGCCAGCGCCGCGACATTTGGCGAAGCCTTGAGCAACATCACACCCAACCTGGACCGCCCGCACGACGACCGCGCGGAAATCACCCAGGCCGTCCAGGCGTTTACCGCGCGGCGTATCCAGCAACGCCTGGAAGAAACCATCGAGATCCCACCGCTGGCCGAAACCGCGCAAAAAATCATCAAGTTGCGGGTCGACCCTGACGCGACCATCGACGACATCACCGGCGTCGTGGAAACCGACCCGGCCCTGGCCGCGCAAGTAGTGAGCTGG includes:
- a CDS encoding hydrogen peroxide-inducible genes activator produces the protein MTLTELRYIVTLAQEQHFGHAAERCHVSQPTLSVGVKKLEDELGVLIFERSKSAVRLTPVGEGIVAQAQKVLEQAQGIRELAQAGKNQLTAPLKVGAIYTVGPYLFPHLIPQLHRVAPQMPLYIEENFTHVLRDKLRNGELDAIIIALPFNEADVLTLPLYDEPFYVLMPAQHPWTQKKTIDATLLNDKSLLLLGEGHCFRDQVLEACPTLTKGGEGAKHTTVESSSLETIRHMVASGLGISILPLSAVDSHHYAPGVIEVRPLTPPVPFRTVAIAWRASFPRPKAIEILADSIRLCSVAKPPTAK
- the recG gene encoding ATP-dependent DNA helicase RecG, translated to MTELSNVPVTALKGVGEAMAEKLAKVGLENLQDVLFHLPLRYQDRTRVVPIGHLRPGQDAVIEGTVSGADVVMGRRRSLVVRLQDGTGGLSLRFYHFSNAQKEGLKRGTRVRCYGEARPGASGLEIYHPEYRSITGDEPPPVDETLTPVYPLTEGLTQQRLRQLCQQTLTLLGPSSLPDWLPTELARDYQLAPLADAIRYLHHPPADADVDELALGHHWAQHRLAFEELLTHQLSQQRLRESLRSLRAPAMPKAKDLPTRYLANLGFAPTGAQQRVGNEIAYDLSQPEPMLRLIQGDVGAGKTVVAALAALQALEAGYQVALMAPTEILAEQHFITFQRWLEPLGIEVAWLAGKLKGKNRAAALAQIAEGAPMVVGTHALFQDEVQFKNLALVIIDEQHRFGVQQRLALRQKGVGGRMCPHQLIMTATPIPRTLAMSAYADLDTSILDELPPGRTPVNTVLVTDTRRVEVIERVRSACAEGRQAYWVCTLIEESEELTCQAAETTYEDLTAALGELKVGLIHGRMKPAEKAAVMAEFKAGALQLLVATTVIEVGVDVPNASLMIIENPERLGLAQLHQLRGRVGRGSAASHCVLLYHPPLSQIGRQRLGIMRETNDGFVIAEKDLELRGPGEMLGTRQTGLLQFKVADLMRDADLLPAVRDAAQALLERWPDHVSPLLDRWLRHGQQYGQV
- a CDS encoding aminoacyl-tRNA deacylase and HDOD domain-containing protein, with the protein product MTEAALVPDSPHAPSVIRLLLEKLGIAFDEIIERPGLNPARKVQAVLLHDAVGALMVLFPQSQLLDLNRLAELTGRKLTAVPTDRLERMLGKHSLSLLPGLPALTSSPCLYEESLLREPKLLINSGEPGLLLEVTSEAFKTMLTKASAATFGEALSNITPNLDRPHDDRAEITQAVQAFTARRIQQRLEETIEIPPLAETAQKIIKLRVDPDATIDDITGVVETDPALAAQVVSWAASPYYASPGKIRSVEDAIVRVLGFDLVINLALGLALGKTLSLPKDHPQHTTPYWHQSIYTAAVIEGLTRAMPRAERPEGGLTYLSGLLHNFGYLLLAHVFPPHFSLICRHLEVNPHLCHSYVEQHLLGISREQIGAWLMRYWDMPDELATALRFQHDPHYDGEYAAYPNLVCLAVRLLRSRGIGSGPDEEIPDALLERVGLSRDKVNDVVSKVLEAEVLLRELASQFSHG